The Psychrobacter arenosus region GTGACCCTACCTTAAATGTCCCTCAGTAAGTAGCAAAGGGCGCTATGGCTATCCATTTTAAAAGGCTAAAAAAGGTAGGGTATAAATCTGGAAAGAGCGACCTATAAAGTCGCTCTTTATCTAGCTTCGATTGTTATAGCAGTTCGCTAAGGTCGGTAAACTAAACTTTATTTAGCTACTTTACCATAGACACGCACACGGCTAATACCACCATCTGGGAAGATATTTACGCGAATGTGGGTAATGGGCTTGTCGCTCACTAGATTATCAAAAGTATGCACGTTATGCGCTGTGACCGCTTGTGGCTCCAGCATAGTATCCCAGAACATGCTTTGCGTGATTAGCGTTGCTTCAGGTGTATCTGGTGCATAGACCGCTTGGATAGAGACTTGGTCTGGGAAGTTACCTTTAAAGTAAGCCGTATCAATTTCGATAGACTCAACGATACCAGGTTGACCTAACGCAATGATACACCAGTCGTTACCAGGCTCACGGCGACGACGAGTCTCCCAACCTTCACCCATGTTAGGAGCTTTGGTCGGTAGCAGTAAGTTTTCTACGCCACCGAAATGCGCGTCGTTTGAAGCGATAGCACGGCCACCGTTTAGCGCACCGACCAAGTCGATAGTCTCATCACCAGCATTGCTGCTGTCTAATTGGATATCACCATAAATGCGAAGACGGGCGACACCACCATCTGGATAGATGTTTAGACGCACGTGAGTCACAGTTTGCTCGCCATCGGTTTCCACAAATTCGTGTGAGTTACCTTGTAGTGGCGTCATGCCCACTAATGGCTGCCAAGCTTGCTTATCCCACTCTTCTTGGCTCACGCTAGCTAATTCAGCATCACTCTTTTGCATCAGCTCAGGCGCATATAAAGCGTCGATGCTAGCAGAAGGCGGGTAGTTGCCCGTAAAGTGACTGGTATCGATATCGACACCTTTGATTTTGGTTGGGCGCGCCAATTGAATGACAGTATAGTCATAGCCTAGATGACGCTTACGACGCGTCTCCCAACCGTCCATCCACTTACCATTGTCATCGAATTCAGCAACGATGAAGACAGGCAGTTCAGGTTTTAATAAACGGTCTTTTGGCGCAAAGAAGTCATCAGTAGAGAACAGGGCTTTAGCACCAAGACGACTGTCGGCAACGTTGGTTTTTTTCACAAACTCTGGCAGAGTCTCAGGTAGGTTGTTCGGTAAAATGACTTGACCTGGTTGTCCAGCTGAATGGCTCATACAATTTCCTTATTTATTAAGTTAGTATTATGGAGATAAGTACTGAATAAGACCTCAATGTCTCACTCAGTGGGGGGGTAACAATAGGCCATGAGCGCGGAGCATCACGGGCACTATTGGACGTACAGACCCCTCCCAAGCCACGTAAGGTGGCAAGGTTTGCCTGTCAATATCAACGTCGGTTGAGAGGGGCTAAAGCGGTGTACAGAATACGGCGCAAAAATTTAACGGTTTTGCGGTGTTATAGCCAATTGGCCGTATTGTTTTCGGTAGCAGGGTGGTTCTCGTACCAATGACGAGCAATCTCATCACGGCGACACACCCAGACATCAGGCTTTTCACTGATATATTGTAAGAATTGCTTCAAGGCTTTGATACGACCAGCGCGGCCAATCATGCGGCAATGTAAGCCGATAGATAGCATTTTTGGAGTAGTAGCCCCTTCTTCGTAAAGGGTGTCAAAGCTGTCTTTTAGATACTGATAAAACGGCGCAGCATGGGTAAAGCCAGGGCTTGAGGCAAAGCGCATATCATTGGTTTCTAGCGAATAAGGAATGACCAGGTGCGGCTTACGCACGATTTGATCGCCTTGAGCGGTCTTTACGTTCAGCCAGTACGGCAACTCATCGCCATAAGAGTCTGAGTCATAAGTATAGCCACCTTGCTCGACGACCAACTCACGGGTATTCGGGCTATCACGACCGGTATACCAACCTTTAGGTTGTTTGCCTAACATCGTTTCAAAGATTTCAGTCGCCCGGCGGATATGCTCGCGCTCGGTCTCACGGTACATGTCTTGGTAAGTAATCCAGCGCAGACCATGGCTGGCAATTTCGTGGCCGTCTTCTAGCACGCGATCGATGATATGCGGTGTTCTTTCAGCGGCAGCAGCACAAGTAAAAGTCGTAAGCGGTAGACCATATTCTTTAAACACATCTAGCACACGCCAAACGCCTACACGACTGCCATATTCAAAAGCCGACTCAATTGATTGATGACGATTATTAAATTCTGGGGTGCCTAAAATATCCGATAAGAAACGCTCAGAATGACCATCGCCATGGATGACGCTATTTTCGGCGCCTTCTTCGATATTTAAAACAAACTGTACCGCAATCTTGGCGCCACCTGGCCATTTAGCCTTGGGTGGGTTGCCGCCGTAGCCTTTAAGGTCACGCGGATAGGTAGCAGGATCAAAGGTACTGTTGATATGTTTAAATTTTTGATTTGACATAAAATATCCTTAATAAATATAACTATAATGCTTAAATTTGCTTGATGCTTTTAGGAAAGGATATACGTTTAACTATTTTTCATTTCTCATTAGTATCCAATAGATAATACCACCTAATCCGGCTCCTATTAGGAACCCATAACCCTCTAGCTTAGTTAGAATAGGAACTAATACGGTTGCAATAGAAAATATAGCAGCCAATGCAAAAGCTATAATCCCTTTAACATTCCAACCTTTTTGATAGTAATAAATGCCTGTAGATTGATCGTTAAAAAGCTCTTGCATATCTAAATTCTGATGCTTTATCAAATAATAATCTACTACCAAAATGCCAAAGAAAGGGGCAATAATAGCGCCAATAGCATTTACGAAACCTACAATCCCAATTTGACTAATAGCTGAAACCCAAAGAGCACCAACGAAAAAAGCGATGACTGCCGTGATCAAACCACCCCTTTTAAAATCAATATGTTTTGGGAAAAGGTTCGCTAAATCATAAGCTGGTGGGATAAAGTTAGCTACCATATTAATCCCTACCGTTGCCGCAAAAAATGTTAATGCAGAAACTATGGTTAGCGGTAAAGCATCAACCCGCTCTACAATATCTGAAGGGTTGGTTAACGGCTCGCCAAATAATACTAAGGTTCCTGCTGTAATAATTAGCGCAATAAAGGAGAAAAAGGCCATATTTAATGGCAAACCAATAAGGTTACCCAATTTCATATCTTTTTCACTGCGTAAAAAGCGGGAAAAATCACCAAAGTTGATTACTACAGCTGCAAAATAAGCGACCATCGTCCCAACAATGGCCGTAAATGCTTGGATCTGACTACCTTCATAAGTACTGTTTTGCGAAAAAATAGAGCTTACTGCAGGGATTAGCTCTGAGCCAGACTGGTACCACACCATAGCCATCATAATTATCATAACGACATAAACTAAAGGACCTGCCCAGTTCAAAAATCGTTTGATGGGTTCTATGCCCGCCCAGAACAGTAATATCTGAAACACCCAAACAATAACGAAGGCCAACCAAGCAGTAGCAGAAAGCTGCAAAAAGCTGGATGAAGATTCGCCAAATATTAAGGTCAACAGAATAGTTACAGCTGTTGAAGCAAAATAGGTCTGAACACCGTACCAAAAAATACCAATAATAGCGCGCAAAATAGCTGGTAAGTTGGCGCCATTTATTCCCATGCTGGCTCTAATAAGAACCGGAAATGGAATACCATACTTAACACTAGGTTTGCCTGTTAAGTTCACCATTAGCATCACGATCAAGCCTGCAGTCATGATAGCAGCCATGACCCACCAACCATTTAAACCATAACTTAAGAATAAAGAGGCGGCTAGGGTATAACCAAAAAGGCTTTGAACATCGTTAGACCAGACGTTAAATATTTCAAACCAACCCCACGTGCGTTTTGATTTTGGTAGTGGGGCTAAGTCTTCGTTATAAAGTCGAGAATCAGTATTGCGTACTTCTAGCTCACGGTCAGACGACATTTACTTACTCCAATTAATAAAATTTATTAAAAAAACTACGGAGTAAGTAGAATACAATGATTGTTTAATTAATTTAAAGAGTTATTTTTGCTAATTTAGCAAACTAGCATATATAACTGCTCTTTTATCAAGTGATAGTAAGTCTCTTCTTAAACCTATAAACCAGAAACATAAGCCAACAGCTGTGAGCGCTCTTCTTCAGTGATGTTGGTCAAGTTACCAAGCGGCATATACTTACTTTGTACTGCTGTGAGCACCTTAGCTTTATGGGTGGCCAAATCTGCAGGAGAGTTCAAGATAATGCCTAAAGGCGGGGCATTAAAGCCAGCTTGGGTCGGTTTTTCAGCATGGCAAACTGAGCAGCGGGTCTGCACGATTTCCATAACTTCATCATCCCCTGAGGCGCTAACAGGCGTAGCTGCTGCTCCGGCGGTTGCTACAGCACCTGCTGCTGCAGTCGCTGAACTGTCTGTCGCTGCTGGTGGCGTAGTGGGGGCAGTATCCGTTTGCGCCGCTACTGGTTTATCTAACATAGACACAGGAGCTTCTTTGATAGGCTCTGGACGCATCCAAATAATCAATAGTAACGTCAAGATAGCTGGAATTACTAAGTAGCGAGGTTTCTTAAAGCCGCGATGCTTCAGGTTAAAGTAGTGACGTACGGTCGCCGTGATAATACCGATGAAGACCAATACTAACCAACCGTGCTCATGCGAGTAGGTCATAGGATAGTGGTTGCTGATCATGATGAAAATCAATGGCAAGGTAAAGTAGTTGTTCATGAGCGAGCGGTTT contains the following coding sequences:
- the puuE gene encoding allantoinase PuuE, which produces MSNQKFKHINSTFDPATYPRDLKGYGGNPPKAKWPGGAKIAVQFVLNIEEGAENSVIHGDGHSERFLSDILGTPEFNNRHQSIESAFEYGSRVGVWRVLDVFKEYGLPLTTFTCAAAAERTPHIIDRVLEDGHEIASHGLRWITYQDMYRETEREHIRRATEIFETMLGKQPKGWYTGRDSPNTRELVVEQGGYTYDSDSYGDELPYWLNVKTAQGDQIVRKPHLVIPYSLETNDMRFASSPGFTHAAPFYQYLKDSFDTLYEEGATTPKMLSIGLHCRMIGRAGRIKALKQFLQYISEKPDVWVCRRDEIARHWYENHPATENNTANWL
- a CDS encoding NCS1 family nucleobase:cation symporter-1 encodes the protein MSSDRELEVRNTDSRLYNEDLAPLPKSKRTWGWFEIFNVWSNDVQSLFGYTLAASLFLSYGLNGWWVMAAIMTAGLIVMLMVNLTGKPSVKYGIPFPVLIRASMGINGANLPAILRAIIGIFWYGVQTYFASTAVTILLTLIFGESSSSFLQLSATAWLAFVIVWVFQILLFWAGIEPIKRFLNWAGPLVYVVMIIMMAMVWYQSGSELIPAVSSIFSQNSTYEGSQIQAFTAIVGTMVAYFAAVVINFGDFSRFLRSEKDMKLGNLIGLPLNMAFFSFIALIITAGTLVLFGEPLTNPSDIVERVDALPLTIVSALTFFAATVGINMVANFIPPAYDLANLFPKHIDFKRGGLITAVIAFFVGALWVSAISQIGIVGFVNAIGAIIAPFFGILVVDYYLIKHQNLDMQELFNDQSTGIYYYQKGWNVKGIIAFALAAIFSIATVLVPILTKLEGYGFLIGAGLGGIIYWILMRNEK
- the alc gene encoding allantoicase, with protein sequence MSHSAGQPGQVILPNNLPETLPEFVKKTNVADSRLGAKALFSTDDFFAPKDRLLKPELPVFIVAEFDDNGKWMDGWETRRKRHLGYDYTVIQLARPTKIKGVDIDTSHFTGNYPPSASIDALYAPELMQKSDAELASVSQEEWDKQAWQPLVGMTPLQGNSHEFVETDGEQTVTHVRLNIYPDGGVARLRIYGDIQLDSSNAGDETIDLVGALNGGRAIASNDAHFGGVENLLLPTKAPNMGEGWETRRRREPGNDWCIIALGQPGIVESIEIDTAYFKGNFPDQVSIQAVYAPDTPEATLITQSMFWDTMLEPQAVTAHNVHTFDNLVSDKPITHIRVNIFPDGGISRVRVYGKVAK